aatctCTCTCTAGAAACTCTCTCTCAGTGTGTGTGAAAGACTCTTTGATATCCAAATCAACAATGGAATCTACCAGCTACCGTCACCGGCGGTCACCGTCGAGCGATCGATTTCTCACTgtgttctctttctctccaccGTCGTCCGCCGGCGTAGGCGGTGGAGACGAGCTCAACGAAGCTGAAGTGTTTTGGACCAATGACTTCACGGACGACGATCACTACGATCACGATCGTCCTCGTTTAACTAACAAGTTACAGAAATCAACGAGCTCGGGAATCCTCGTGGCGTTGCCGGAAACCGATAACCGGTCCCGGAACTTCCGAGACGGACCGGTTCTGTGCCGGAAGCCATCAATCTCCGCGATTCCGAGGCCGCCGGAGAGAGAGCTCTCTCAGGCTCTAAACTGCAACAGGAAGTTCCAGAACGAGCAGAACCAGAGCCCGCAGCTTCACCGGCAGTCGGCTCCGATGAAGGTTCCGGTGCTGTCGAAGGCGATGGCGGTGAAGAATCGGAACTGGATGATTGCCGATGACGTGGTGGCGGACGATTTGGACGAGGACGAGATGTTGCCGCCGCACGAGATTGTGGCGCGAGGCTCCGGAGTGTCGCCGAAGACAACGTTTTCGGTTCTTGAAGGAGTTGGTAGAACTCTCAAAGGGAGGGATCTACGCCAGGTCAGAAATGCCATCTGGCGCAAAACTGGTTTTCTTgatta
The sequence above is drawn from the Quercus robur chromosome 7, dhQueRobu3.1, whole genome shotgun sequence genome and encodes:
- the LOC126692177 gene encoding uncharacterized protein LOC126692177, which translates into the protein MESTSYRHRRSPSSDRFLTVFSFSPPSSAGVGGGDELNEAEVFWTNDFTDDDHYDHDRPRLTNKLQKSTSSGILVALPETDNRSRNFRDGPVLCRKPSISAIPRPPERELSQALNCNRKFQNEQNQSPQLHRQSAPMKVPVLSKAMAVKNRNWMIADDVVADDLDEDEMLPPHEIVARGSGVSPKTTFSVLEGVGRTLKGRDLRQVRNAIWRKTGFLD